DNA from Canis lupus baileyi chromosome 6, mCanLup2.hap1, whole genome shotgun sequence:
atcctcaATTTCAAAGACAATGCAATCAACCCGCTCCTCCACTTATTTGTCTTATTCCAGAATTCGGTTCTGGAGAAGACACACAAATACACCTGACCTGGGGTGCACTCCCTTCTCAAGTCTGGGTCCACTTTTTCGTGTCTTTTTGCTAAGGGTCCCTCTTTGGTTTTCCTGGTTTCAGGCTCTTTTCTCACATCACTGGCAAGTCTCCAGACCCTGATACCTAATTTATTATTCCAGCATAAAGGAACCAGATTTCCAAAACAGGACTGACTCCACGAATTTATTGATTCGCTGGGAGATTCACAGTGGACCAATAGGGTTGGTTCCACCTACTAAGAAAATTCGAAATACACTTGCAGGGTTGCATGCAGATATCTGCatgcagatatttaaaaaaagaaaaagagaaagtgatgGCCCTATGGTGGCTTAGTGGAACTTCGGTGCAGCTCAGGAAATGTCTGGGCCACAGGGCTCAACCGTGGCCCTCAAGTCTTCAAACCCGAAGGGCACTTAGGGGCGCTTGCTCTCCGACCGCCTTCCCCggagcgcgggcgggggcgcgggcggggcgcgggcggggcgcgggcggggcggggcggggcggggcggggcggggcggggaggaggtCGCTCCGCTGCAACACCTGCCGCCGCCTCCCGGCCCTGCGCTCACTTCCCCCCGTGCAGTCTTGCAGGGGGGCCCGGGGCTACGTTTACCTTGCAGACAGGAGCCACGACTGCAGGTTGGATTTTGCGACTACTGAGCCACGCGGAAAGGCCGCCTTCCCCGAGCCGGCCGCGCCTGCCCTGCGCCCCCGCCTGGGCCCCGCGCTCCCGCCTTCCCGCGGCCTCTGCGGGCGCTGCCGCGGCGCCGGGCATCACCGCACTCGTCCGTGCACGCCGAGGCCCACGGAATCCCCAGACCTCAGGCCGGCCCTCCGCGCGGCTTCCGGGccgcctccgcccgccccgcgcccccggcctcTCCCGCCGCCCGCGGCCATGGCGGCCCGGCGGGGCCCGGCGCTCGCGCTCGCCAGCCTCGGACGGCGGCCCGCGCCGCTCGGGGTCGGAGGCCGGTGCCCGCGGGCCCGCGGCGCGGCTCTGGGCTCCGCTCCCGGGGGAGGCCGCGgaggccccgcgccccgctcgcCGGAAGGACCGGCCGGCGCGGAGAGGCGCCCGGCGAGCGAAGAGTTAACGGCGGCCGAGCGGCGGATCGCGGACCTGCACGCCGCCGCCTGCGCGgtgaggccccgcccccagccccgcccacccggcccgggccccgcccacCCGGCTCCGGctcgggccccgccccgggccccgtgCGCCTGCGCGCCGCCGGCCGCGGGAGAGGTCGCTGGAAGCCCGCGCCCTGCTTCCTCCGGCTTCCGACGAGCCCTCGCGCTTCCCGCTCCCACCCTCAGTTCCCTCT
Protein-coding regions in this window:
- the C6H1orf53 gene encoding uncharacterized protein C1orf53 homolog translates to MASEQSHFQAETVKYLPVNLEVIWLNRGPQVFKPEGHLGALALRPPSPERGRGRGRGAGGARAGRGGAGRGGAGRRSLRCNTCRRLPALRSLPPVQSCRGARGYVYLADRSHDCRLDFATTEPRGKAAFPEPAAPALRPRLGPALPPSRGLCGRCRGAGHHRTRPCTPRPTESPDLRPALRAASGPPPPAPRPRPLPPPAAMAARRGPALALASLGRRPAPLGVGGRCPRARGAALGSAPGGGRGGPAPRSPEGPAGAERRPASEELTAAERRIADLHAAACASGQLNYVDPATGYVVLTQLAHLERGECCGSACRHCPYGQVNVKDPSKRKKFNSYFYV